In one window of Candidatus Hydrogenedentota bacterium DNA:
- a CDS encoding SDR family NAD(P)-dependent oxidoreductase produces the protein MNWERFLLGKYVVIGGAGFIGCNLARRLLSDGKEVIVVDNLCRKGAEANLQWLRSKGRLTFVSADIRDARGMAALFTDYSDIDVAVHLAGQVAVTTSVARPREDFEINAVGTFNILEGIRLSKQRPLLIYASTNKVYGGMEEIAVDERETRYVYRDFPQGIPETAPLDFHSPYGCSKGAADQYVRDYARIYGLRATVYRQSCIFGYRQFGVEDQGWLAWFVIAAVLGRPITIYGNGKQVRDVLFVDDLVDAYLMAMDHPDKVSGRIFNVGGGPGNTMSVWAEFGPMLKELVGRPVPVKTGPWRPGDQPVYVSDIRKIGAELGWQPKVSVREGVRKLYEWVAANRELFRVLG, from the coding sequence ATGAATTGGGAGAGATTCCTCTTGGGCAAATATGTGGTCATAGGCGGCGCCGGCTTTATTGGCTGTAATCTGGCGCGGCGGTTGCTTTCGGACGGCAAAGAAGTGATTGTCGTCGACAACCTGTGCCGTAAGGGCGCGGAAGCGAACCTGCAATGGCTGCGCAGCAAGGGCCGGCTGACCTTCGTTTCCGCCGACATCCGCGACGCGCGCGGCATGGCGGCGCTGTTTACCGACTACAGCGATATCGACGTTGCCGTGCACCTCGCGGGCCAGGTCGCGGTGACCACGTCCGTGGCGCGTCCGCGCGAAGATTTCGAAATAAACGCCGTCGGCACGTTCAATATTCTCGAAGGCATCCGCCTGTCGAAGCAGCGGCCTCTGCTGATTTATGCCTCCACGAACAAGGTCTACGGCGGCATGGAAGAAATTGCCGTCGACGAGCGCGAAACGCGATACGTCTACCGCGATTTTCCGCAGGGCATCCCGGAAACGGCGCCGTTGGACTTCCACTCGCCCTATGGCTGCTCGAAAGGCGCCGCGGACCAGTACGTGCGCGACTATGCGCGCATTTACGGCCTGCGCGCGACGGTGTACCGCCAGTCTTGCATCTTTGGCTACCGCCAGTTCGGCGTCGAGGACCAGGGCTGGCTGGCCTGGTTCGTTATCGCCGCCGTGCTCGGGCGCCCCATCACCATCTACGGCAACGGCAAGCAGGTGCGCGACGTGCTCTTTGTCGACGACCTCGTCGACGCCTACCTCATGGCCATGGACCACCCGGACAAGGTATCGGGCAGGATATTCAATGTCGGGGGCGGCCCCGGCAACACGATGTCGGTCTGGGCCGAGTTCGGGCCCATGCTCAAGGAACTCGTCGGCAGGCCCGTCCCGGTGAAAACGGGCCCGTGGCGGCCCGGCGACCAGCCCGTCTACGTCAGCGATATCCGCAAAATCGGCGCGGAACTGGGCTGGCAGCCGAAGGTCTCCGTCCGCGAAGGCGTGCGCAAGCTGTACGAGTGGGTCGCCGCCAACCGCGAACTGTTCCGGGTACTGGGGTAA